A genomic stretch from Telopea speciosissima isolate NSW1024214 ecotype Mountain lineage chromosome 7, Tspe_v1, whole genome shotgun sequence includes:
- the LOC122666962 gene encoding pre-mRNA-processing protein 40A-like isoform X4 translates to MANNPQSSAAQFRPMMPAQQQGQPFMSAGSQQFRPVGQGVHMSNVGMQHTAQGQQLQYSQPTQQLPPRPGQPGHGMPPSSQAIPMPFTFSSVSPQPQQNVQPMANPMSGVAGSIGIPLSSGYTFTQSSYGQLQSNVNPSNQYQPISQMHAPNIPTSAGGQPWLTSAGQSVPLVTPVQQTAQQQPVVTAASVLATNAQPDSSQQSASDWQEHTSADGRRYYYNKKTRQSSWEKPLELMTPIERADASTVWKEFTTPEGRKYYYNKVTKQSKWTIPDELRSAREQAEKTASQGLQSDANVASNSSSSVAVTSAEPPSAVGISISSSSTVATSGVASSPVPVTPIVSLNPLPVVTSGSPAISAIPSGATSNVVGIPSPAAAVTPLQSTFSGGAGAPLDLVNATTPTTNLENVSQGIATSMDGASVQDLEEAKKGMAGAGKINVTPMEEKTVDDEPLVYATKQEAKNAFKAVLESVNVESDWTWEQTMRIIINDKRYGALKTLGERKQAFNEYLGQRKKQEAEERRIRQKKAREEFTKMLEESEELTSSTRWSKVISMFEDDERFKAVERARDREDLFENYLVELQKKERAKAQEEQKRNIMEFRQFLESCDFIKANSQWRKVQDRLEDDERCSRLEKIDRLEIFQEYIRDLEKEEEEQKKIQKEQQRRIERKNRDEFRKLLEGHVADGMLTAKTRWRDYFMKVKDLPAYIAVSSNASGSTPKDLFEDVVEELEKQYHEDKTRIKDGMKLGKINIASSWALEDFKASITEVVVSHAVSDINLKLIFEELIERIKEKEEKEAKKRQRLADDFTDLLHSIKEITASSEWEESKSIFEDSQEYRAIGEENFRREIFEEYVTRLQEKAKERERKREEEKAKKEKEREEKEKRKEKERKEKERERERDKGKERSKKNETENEIVDITDNYVSKEEKKREKDKDRKHRKRHHNTADDVSSEKDEKEEPKKSRRHSSDRKKSRKHAYSPETDSESRHKRHKRDHRDSSRRNGGYEELEDGELGEDGEIRSRGYTRNDD, encoded by the exons ATGGCGAATAACCCTCAATCTTCTGCGGCACAG TTCCGCCCTATGATGCCAGCGCAGCAGCAAGGACAGCCTTTTATGTCTGCTGGTTCGCAACAGTTTCGGCCCGTTGGGCAAGGTGTTCATATGTCGAACGTTGGAATGCAGCATACTGCGCAAGGTCAGCAGCTTCAGTATTCTCAACCAACCCAGCAGTTGCCTCCAAGGCCTGGCCAACCTGGTCATGGTATGCCACCTTCATCACAGGCAATTCCGATGCCCTTTACCTTTTCATCTGTGTCACCGCAGCCTCAGCAAAACGTACAGCCTATGGCTAATCCTATGAGCGGTGTAGCTGGTAGCATTGGAATCCCTCTTTCCTCGGGTTACACT TTTACTCAATCATCTTATGGCCAGCTACAAAGCAACGTTAATCCCTCTAACCAGTACCAGCCAATATCTCAGATGCATGCACCTAACATACCAACTAGTGCTGGGGGGCAACCTTGGCTCACTTCTGCAGGCCAGAGTGTGCCTCTTGTTACGCCTGTCCAGCAAACTGCTCAACAACAACCTGTGGTAACGGCTGCCTCTGTTTTA GCAACAAATGCTCAACCAGACTCCAGTCAACAGTCTGCATCAGATTGGCAAGAACATACATCTGCTGATGGGAGAAG ATATTATTACAACAAGAAAACAAGACAGTCTAGTTGGGAGAAGCCTTTAGAATTAATGACACCTATTGAG AGGGCAGATGCGTCCACTGTCTGGAAGGAATTTACAACTCCAGAGGGCAGGAA GTATTACTACAACAAGGTCACTAAGCAATCAAAATGGACAATACCTGATGAACTGAGG TCAGCTCGTGAACAGGCTGAAAAGACTGCTAGTCAGGGTCTACAGTCAGACGCTAATGTGGCTTCTAACTCCTCGTCTTCTGTCGCTGTTACTTCAGCTGAGCCACCATCTGCTGTGGGAATTTCAATTAGCTCTTCCTCCACTGTCGCAACTTCAGGGGTAGCATCAAGCCCGGTTCCAGTGACACCTATTGTTTCTTTAAATCCACTCCCTGTTGTGACTTCTGGATCACCTGCTATTTCTGCTATACCTTCTGGTGCTACATCAAATGTAGTTGGGATTCCCTCTCCTGCGGCAGCTGTCACTCCTTTACAATCTACCTTTTCAGGGGGTGCTGGGGCTCCTCTTGATTTGGTCAATGCGACGACTCCAAC AACCAACTTGGAGAATGTATCTCAAGGTATTGCAACTTCGATGGATGGTGCTTCTGTTCAGGATTTGGAG GAGGCCAAAAAGGGCATGGCGGGTGCTGGTAAGATCAATGTTACTCCTATGGAGGAAAAAACTGTTGATGATGAACCATTGGTTTATGCTACTAAGCAA GAGGCAAAAAATGCTTTTAAAGCAGTCTTGGAATCTGTAAATGTTGAGTCTGACTGGACTTGGGAACAG ACTATGAGAATTATAATTAATGATAAAAGATATGGTGCTCTGAAAACCCTTGGGGAGCGAAAGCAAGCTTTTAATGAG TACCTGGGCCAAAGGAAAAAGCAGGAGGCTGAGGAGAGGCGCATTAgacagaagaaagcaagggaagAATTCACAAAAATGTTGGAA GAGTCAGAAGAGCTCACATCATCCACAAGATGGAG CAAAGTGATAAGCATGTTTGAGGATGATGAGAGGTTCAAGGCTGTTGAGCGAGCTAGAGACCGTGAGGATCTTTTTGAAAACTATTTGGTGGAACTTCAGAAAAAG GAACGAGCTAAAGCTCAGGAGGAGCAAAAGCGGAATATAATGGAGTTCAGGCAATTTCTGGAATCTTGTGACTTTATTAAA GCAAACAGTCAGTGGCGTAAAGTTCAAGATCGCCTAGAGGATGATGAAAGATGTTCTCGCCTTGAAAAGATAGATCGCTTGGAAATTTTTCAG GAATACATACGTGacttggaaaaggaagaagaggagcaGAAGAAGATTCAGAAG GAACAACAGAGACGaattgagagaaaaaaccgtGATGAATTCCGTAAGTTGCTGGAAGGACATGTTGCTGATGGGATGCTTACAGCTAAAACTCGTTGGCGTGACTATTTTATGAAG GTTAAAGACTTACCTGCATATATAGCAGTGTCATCAAACGCCTCTGGTTCTACGCCTAAAGATTTGTTTGAGGATGTTGTTGAGGAATTAGAGAAACAG TATCATGAAGACAAGACTCGAATAAAGGATGGAATGAAGTTAGGAAAG ATAAATATTGCATCATCGTGGGCTCTTGAAGACTTTAAGGCTTCTATTACCGAGGTTGTAGTTTCTCACGCCGTATCAGATATCAACTTGAAG CTTATATTTGAGGAATTAATTGAAAGGAtcaaggagaaggaggagaaagaagccAAAAAGCGTCAACGTTTAGCAGATGATTTCACTGACCTGTTACATTCTATCAAG gAAATAACTGCATCTTCGGAATGGGAAGAGTCTAAATCAATTTTTGAAGATAGTCAAGAATATAG AGCAATTGGAGAAGAGAACTTCAGGAGGGAGATCTTTGAGGAGTATGTGACACGTTTGCAAGAAAAGGCAAAAGAGAGAGAGCGCAAGAGAGAGGAGGAAAAG gccaaaaaagaaaaagaaagagaggagaaagagaagaggaaggagaaagagagaaaggaaaaagagagagaacgtgAAAGGGACAAGGGAAAGGAACGATCTAAGAAGAatgaaacagaaaatgaaatcGTCGATATAACTGACAATTATGtctcaaaagaggaaaaaaagagggagaaagacaAAGACAGGAAACACCGGAAGCGACATCATAATACAGCAGATGATGTTAGCTCTGAAAAAGATGAGAAGGAAGAGCCTAAAAAGTCCCGTAGGCATAGCAGTGATAGGAAAAAATCGAGGAAG CATGCATACTCTCCGGAAACAGATAGTGAAAGCAGGCATAAGAGACATAAGAGAGATCACAGGGATAGTTCCCGTAGAAATGGTGGTTATGAGGAACTTGAAGATGGGGAGCTTGGAGAGGACGGGGAAATCAG ATCGCGAGGATACACCAGAAATGATGATTAA
- the LOC122666962 gene encoding pre-mRNA-processing protein 40A-like isoform X2, whose amino-acid sequence MANNPQSSAAQPLRPPPIVGSAGPPQNFAPSMSMQFRPMMPAQQQGQPFMSAGSQQFRPVGQGVHMSNVGMQHTAQGQQLQYSQPTQQLPPRPGQPGHGMPPSSQAIPMPFTFSSVSPQPQQNVQPMANPMSGVAGSIGIPLSSGYTFTQSSYGQLQSNVNPSNQYQPISQMHAPNIPTSAGGQPWLTSAGQSVPLVTPVQQTAQQQPVVTAASVQATNAQPDSSQQSASDWQEHTSADGRRYYYNKKTRQSSWEKPLELMTPIERADASTVWKEFTTPEGRKYYYNKVTKQSKWTIPDELRSAREQAEKTASQGLQSDANVASNSSSSVAVTSAEPPSAVGISISSSSTVATSGVASSPVPVTPIVSLNPLPVVTSGSPAISAIPSGATSNVVGIPSPAAAVTPLQSTFSGGAGAPLDLVNATTPTTNLENVSQGIATSMDGASVQDLEEAKKGMAGAGKINVTPMEEKTVDDEPLVYATKQEAKNAFKAVLESVNVESDWTWEQTMRIIINDKRYGALKTLGERKQAFNEYLGQRKKQEAEERRIRQKKAREEFTKMLEESEELTSSTRWSKVISMFEDDERFKAVERARDREDLFENYLVELQKKERAKAQEEQKRNIMEFRQFLESCDFIKANSQWRKVQDRLEDDERCSRLEKIDRLEIFQEYIRDLEKEEEEQKKIQKEQQRRIERKNRDEFRKLLEGHVADGMLTAKTRWRDYFMKVKDLPAYIAVSSNASGSTPKDLFEDVVEELEKQYHEDKTRIKDGMKLGKINIASSWALEDFKASITEVVVSHAVSDINLKLIFEELIERIKEKEEKEAKKRQRLADDFTDLLHSIKEITASSEWEESKSIFEDSQEYRAIGEENFRREIFEEYVTRLQEKAKERERKREEEKAKKEKEREEKEKRKEKERKEKERERERDKGKERSKKNETENEIVDITDNYVSKEEKKREKDKDRKHRKRHHNTADDVSSEKDEKEEPKKSRRHSSDRKKSRKHAYSPETDSESRHKRHKRDHRDSSRRNGGYEELEDGELGEDGEIRSRGYTRNDD is encoded by the exons ATGGCGAATAACCCTCAATCTTCTGCGGCACAG CCACTTCGACCACCGCCTATAGTAGGATCCGCTGGTCCTCCTCAAAATTTTGCTCCATCCATGTCTATGCAA TTCCGCCCTATGATGCCAGCGCAGCAGCAAGGACAGCCTTTTATGTCTGCTGGTTCGCAACAGTTTCGGCCCGTTGGGCAAGGTGTTCATATGTCGAACGTTGGAATGCAGCATACTGCGCAAGGTCAGCAGCTTCAGTATTCTCAACCAACCCAGCAGTTGCCTCCAAGGCCTGGCCAACCTGGTCATGGTATGCCACCTTCATCACAGGCAATTCCGATGCCCTTTACCTTTTCATCTGTGTCACCGCAGCCTCAGCAAAACGTACAGCCTATGGCTAATCCTATGAGCGGTGTAGCTGGTAGCATTGGAATCCCTCTTTCCTCGGGTTACACT TTTACTCAATCATCTTATGGCCAGCTACAAAGCAACGTTAATCCCTCTAACCAGTACCAGCCAATATCTCAGATGCATGCACCTAACATACCAACTAGTGCTGGGGGGCAACCTTGGCTCACTTCTGCAGGCCAGAGTGTGCCTCTTGTTACGCCTGTCCAGCAAACTGCTCAACAACAACCTGTGGTAACGGCTGCCTCTG TTCAGGCAACAAATGCTCAACCAGACTCCAGTCAACAGTCTGCATCAGATTGGCAAGAACATACATCTGCTGATGGGAGAAG ATATTATTACAACAAGAAAACAAGACAGTCTAGTTGGGAGAAGCCTTTAGAATTAATGACACCTATTGAG AGGGCAGATGCGTCCACTGTCTGGAAGGAATTTACAACTCCAGAGGGCAGGAA GTATTACTACAACAAGGTCACTAAGCAATCAAAATGGACAATACCTGATGAACTGAGG TCAGCTCGTGAACAGGCTGAAAAGACTGCTAGTCAGGGTCTACAGTCAGACGCTAATGTGGCTTCTAACTCCTCGTCTTCTGTCGCTGTTACTTCAGCTGAGCCACCATCTGCTGTGGGAATTTCAATTAGCTCTTCCTCCACTGTCGCAACTTCAGGGGTAGCATCAAGCCCGGTTCCAGTGACACCTATTGTTTCTTTAAATCCACTCCCTGTTGTGACTTCTGGATCACCTGCTATTTCTGCTATACCTTCTGGTGCTACATCAAATGTAGTTGGGATTCCCTCTCCTGCGGCAGCTGTCACTCCTTTACAATCTACCTTTTCAGGGGGTGCTGGGGCTCCTCTTGATTTGGTCAATGCGACGACTCCAAC AACCAACTTGGAGAATGTATCTCAAGGTATTGCAACTTCGATGGATGGTGCTTCTGTTCAGGATTTGGAG GAGGCCAAAAAGGGCATGGCGGGTGCTGGTAAGATCAATGTTACTCCTATGGAGGAAAAAACTGTTGATGATGAACCATTGGTTTATGCTACTAAGCAA GAGGCAAAAAATGCTTTTAAAGCAGTCTTGGAATCTGTAAATGTTGAGTCTGACTGGACTTGGGAACAG ACTATGAGAATTATAATTAATGATAAAAGATATGGTGCTCTGAAAACCCTTGGGGAGCGAAAGCAAGCTTTTAATGAG TACCTGGGCCAAAGGAAAAAGCAGGAGGCTGAGGAGAGGCGCATTAgacagaagaaagcaagggaagAATTCACAAAAATGTTGGAA GAGTCAGAAGAGCTCACATCATCCACAAGATGGAG CAAAGTGATAAGCATGTTTGAGGATGATGAGAGGTTCAAGGCTGTTGAGCGAGCTAGAGACCGTGAGGATCTTTTTGAAAACTATTTGGTGGAACTTCAGAAAAAG GAACGAGCTAAAGCTCAGGAGGAGCAAAAGCGGAATATAATGGAGTTCAGGCAATTTCTGGAATCTTGTGACTTTATTAAA GCAAACAGTCAGTGGCGTAAAGTTCAAGATCGCCTAGAGGATGATGAAAGATGTTCTCGCCTTGAAAAGATAGATCGCTTGGAAATTTTTCAG GAATACATACGTGacttggaaaaggaagaagaggagcaGAAGAAGATTCAGAAG GAACAACAGAGACGaattgagagaaaaaaccgtGATGAATTCCGTAAGTTGCTGGAAGGACATGTTGCTGATGGGATGCTTACAGCTAAAACTCGTTGGCGTGACTATTTTATGAAG GTTAAAGACTTACCTGCATATATAGCAGTGTCATCAAACGCCTCTGGTTCTACGCCTAAAGATTTGTTTGAGGATGTTGTTGAGGAATTAGAGAAACAG TATCATGAAGACAAGACTCGAATAAAGGATGGAATGAAGTTAGGAAAG ATAAATATTGCATCATCGTGGGCTCTTGAAGACTTTAAGGCTTCTATTACCGAGGTTGTAGTTTCTCACGCCGTATCAGATATCAACTTGAAG CTTATATTTGAGGAATTAATTGAAAGGAtcaaggagaaggaggagaaagaagccAAAAAGCGTCAACGTTTAGCAGATGATTTCACTGACCTGTTACATTCTATCAAG gAAATAACTGCATCTTCGGAATGGGAAGAGTCTAAATCAATTTTTGAAGATAGTCAAGAATATAG AGCAATTGGAGAAGAGAACTTCAGGAGGGAGATCTTTGAGGAGTATGTGACACGTTTGCAAGAAAAGGCAAAAGAGAGAGAGCGCAAGAGAGAGGAGGAAAAG gccaaaaaagaaaaagaaagagaggagaaagagaagaggaaggagaaagagagaaaggaaaaagagagagaacgtgAAAGGGACAAGGGAAAGGAACGATCTAAGAAGAatgaaacagaaaatgaaatcGTCGATATAACTGACAATTATGtctcaaaagaggaaaaaaagagggagaaagacaAAGACAGGAAACACCGGAAGCGACATCATAATACAGCAGATGATGTTAGCTCTGAAAAAGATGAGAAGGAAGAGCCTAAAAAGTCCCGTAGGCATAGCAGTGATAGGAAAAAATCGAGGAAG CATGCATACTCTCCGGAAACAGATAGTGAAAGCAGGCATAAGAGACATAAGAGAGATCACAGGGATAGTTCCCGTAGAAATGGTGGTTATGAGGAACTTGAAGATGGGGAGCTTGGAGAGGACGGGGAAATCAG ATCGCGAGGATACACCAGAAATGATGATTAA